A section of the Tachysurus fulvidraco isolate hzauxx_2018 chromosome 7, HZAU_PFXX_2.0, whole genome shotgun sequence genome encodes:
- the LOC113635465 gene encoding FERM and PDZ domain-containing protein 1 isoform X2 — protein MEDRDRSRSPSRRTSKVEQVVGRWLRRSRESTSRERVLDDDGQGADASPQEHRSSLVKVSIQIPLDPDLKSHGFTLSTHTPSQVEEVITGGPADGKLLPGDQLVKVNDVAVDDLSTEQAVNILKECQDTITVTVLRLTVGPKSSFITPEKRAKLKSNPVKGNSLLFLPNVLKVYLENGQTKAFKFEHKTTVKDIVMTLKEKLSISRIEHFSLVLEQQYSIAKLFLLHEHELIQEVVRKRETHDYRCLFRVCFVPKYPQELLEDDAVAFDYLYLQSVSDVLQERFAVEMKCNTALRLAALHIQERLASTGQSPKTPLKTIVKDWGFESFVSNTLLRNMREKDLRKAISLHMKRILLQEHKHKAMTVNQARLSYLSEMSELKSFGGKSFSATMMLQDRESTVSLLVGAQYGVSQVINHKLSIMTTLAEFTSITRVELVTESERVSLVKIYMQDIKPMTLLLESAAAKDLSCLVAGYCKVCIDPQICVFPWTEESASHRISAEEGYVSRCCSDSEDSEVDALLGHETSPNQADRVVINQVVGQEEGKSKTVEEDDVEDKSEKESVENGAGKTKKEIEEPAESLHEDEGETVKCLAENDLIETKEGEQEAKEVELPCVVIVEDPPSEASDSVHTDSRFVTSMSSDSMDALEEDDFLTYFSTNCVSQLNVRDHYLHVDTHAPCPSQPDRQDGDFNDELCSIEFPVDDDEFLCLAALSNIAECLPSPTEASEDEYSEQGGDEDDQEAPEDVFESGEPLNGECVFTFNQGDAKRYYNICTIVTPDSGHIRARKSSSHHTHEEIKEYIERKTEPAPILLQPPPEFGDSSSEDEFFDAQERFIAEEPLSAPMPKGHSRESSVKKRTLSLSNVTVSAGEQRKRDTETRKRERKDKDKLKTEEKNEVSRFRKRSRKRRSFMETEYTSLVTFPAKDKATNYKQIPNHWLEPSHLGEDHPGGPSNQSPCPTVSCLSNAEGEPAQMESKPINLLHGSKISKACQRKQQVILMEPDSMEFKSVTEIMSTSSPAIVAVRTSTEPKVKVKEMSSADGLKKEGAVCGDMSARLLDGHLFFGTLSRDYADYALDVKINDQESLLEGPFNEPLLRKKSRSLPHLNQTSASSTLSLKVPATSFKQIPSMDRLDVENLEMDVQKCSTEPTMRARSQSMSAVCDSSAVSCLTKNLFPQTEPAVCTKEPHSGESSVDPFTQEHSSTVSVGWPTQGYVSGQCSGIFGQLSASTPQRKIQSLPSNLSRSQEVLASNSSLADYAKPARSLSEDISTTGVKSDKDTEVDEEFQNVVCNKSHVERVPKAEPEELSCPSKSPSRLKPDDAVRISPPSLVVTTQNIYGPWGVVTSQETIKLQAGNSRLVGAHSQPLTNCDCRPTDTQPQALSGPNLNPKPDFTCSSVLASVCETVIESAETPMEVCGCQSAYTNCFSGVLENASFDNELTVYEFSCRSQQSIRDRVALVTSIPPSSLSGSSSSFSPSSPLPAFSRVVPPPSLSTELGPLLSPLDTPDCFLSDPHGDAITALLSQHYPLPPTGFLALQTDVDTLLTVLDGAMKDHNCIQEHPRDTCAEHFSENKRRMHVEARGFLAGCQQVVKSGQAPAETLQALADSFHSLLQLTVVCLSFSSCQRCQERHTQTLLGLVDVAQTYQEFARAAERLGMATERRTCHELSIKLLARQCTALTTSVFCLTQLFRTLTAL, from the exons atGGAGGACCGGGACCGCAGTCGCTCTCCATCACGCAGGACCAGCAAAGTGGAGCAGGTGGTAGGACGCTGGCTTCGTCGTTCCAGAGAGTCCActagcag AGAGCGAGTGTTAGATGATGACGGACAAGGAGCCGATGCCAGTCCTCAGGAACATAGAAGCTCTTTGGTCAAAGTGAGCATTCAGATCCCACTGGACCCCGACCTCAAGTCCCACGGCTTCACcttgtccacacacactccatcacaggTGGAGGAGGTCATCACAG gggGTCCTGCAGATGGCAAACTCTTACCTGGTGACCAGCTTGTAAAAGTCAATGATGTTGCAGTTGATGACCTGTCTACAGAACAAGCTGTCAACATCCTCAA GGAGTGCCAGGACACCATAACAGTGACAGTCCTCAGATTAACAGtg ggGCCGAAGTCATCCTTCATAACCCCAGAGAAGAGGGCTAAGCTAAAATCCAACCCGGTTAAG GGTAACTCTCTGCTCTTCCTGCCCAATGTCCTGAAGGTCTATTTAGAGAACGGCCAGACCAAAGCCTTTAAATTCGAGCACAAAACCACCGTTAAG GACATCGTGATGACTCTGAAAGAGAAGCTGTCCATATCCCGCATCGAACACTTCTCCCTGGTGCTCGAGCAGCAGTACAGCATCGCCAAACTCTTCCTGCTGCACGAGCACGAGCTGATTCAAgaa gtggtcaggaagagagagactcATGACTACCGGTGTCTGTTTCGTGTTTGCTTCGTGCCCAAATATCCACAAGAGCTGCTGGAGGACGACGCGGTCGCCTTCGATTATCTCTACTTACAG agtgtgagTGATGTGCTGCAGGAGAGGTTTGCTGTGGAGATGAAGTGTAACACAGCACTCAGATTGGCAGCTCTGCACATACAGGAGAGACTCGCCAGCACCGGCCAGTCTCCCAAAACACCACTAAAGACCATTGT GAAGGACTGGGGTTTCGAAAGCTTTGTCTCCAACACCCTGCTGAGGAACATGAGAGAGAAGGACTTGAGAAAAGCCATCAGTTTACACATGAAGAGGATCCTTTTACAGGAACACAAgcacaag GCGATGACAGTAAACCAGGCCAGGCTTAGCTACCTGAGTGAGATGTCTGAACTCAAGTCATTTGGGGGAAAATCATTTAGTGCCACAATGATG CTACAAGACAGAGAGTCTACGGTGAGCTTGTTGGTGGGTGCTCAGTACGGGGTGAGTCAGGTGATCAATCACAAGCTAAGCATCATGACCACACTGGCGGAGTTCACCAGCATCACCAGGGTGGAGCTCGTTACAGAGTCGGAGCGTGTTAGCCTCGTCAAGATCTACATGCAGGACATTAAG CCCATGACGTTGCTGCTGGAGTCAGCGGCTGCTAAGGACCTGTCATGTCTGGTAGCCGGTTATTGCAAAGTTTGCATAGATCCTCAAATCTGTGTGTTCCCCTGGACAGAGGAATCAGCGAGCCACCGTATATCTGCAGAGGAAg GTTACGTGTCAAGGTGTTGCAGCGACTCCGAAGACTCAGAGGTGGATGCTCTGCTTGGTCATGAAACAAGTCCTAACCAGGCTGATCGTGTGGTCATTAATCAAGTTGTAGGACAAGAGGAAGGAAAGAGCAAAACAGTAGAAGAGGACGATGTGGAAGacaagagtgaaaaagaaagtgTGGAGAACGGagctggaaaaacaaaaaaagaaatagaggaGCCAGCAGAATCTTTGCATGAGGATGAAGGAGAAACGGTAAAGTGTCTTGCAGAAAATGACCTGATAGAAACCAAGGAAGGTGAACAAGAGGCCAAGGAAGTGGAGCTGCCGTGTGTCGTCATTGTCGAGGATCCGCCATCAGAGGCTTCAGATTCGGTTCATACAGACTCACGGTTCGTAACCAGCATGTCCAGTGACTCCATGGATGCTTTAGAGGAGGATGACTTTTTAACCTACTTTTCCACAAACTGTGTCAGCCAACTGAACGTTAGAGATCATTACCTCCATGTAGATACTCACGCGCCATGTCCGAGTCAACCGGATCGGCAAGATGGCGATTTCAATGATGAACTCTGTTCCATTGAGTTTCCTGTTGACGATGACGAATTCTTATGTCTTGCTGCCCTGTCTAACATCGCAGAATGCCTACCCAGTCccactgaggcaagtgaggatGAATATTCTGAACAGGGAGGCGATGAAGATGACCAGGAGGCACCAGAGGACGTTTTCGAAAGCGGTGAGCCTCTGAATGGagaatgtgtgtttacattcaaCCAAGGTGATGCAAAAAGGTACTACAACATTTGCACGATCGTAACACCCGATAGCGGTCACATTCGCGCACGAAAATCTTCTTCTCATCATACTCATGAAGAAATCAAAGAATATATTGAGAGGAAGACTGAGCCTGCACCCATCCTTCTGCAGCCTCCTCCAGAGTTTGGAGACAGCAGTTCAGAGGATGAGTTCTTTGATGCCCAGGAGAGATTTATTGCTGAGGAACCTTTGTCAGCACCAATGCCTAAAG GACATTCTAGAGAATCGAGTGTCAAGAAGCGTACTCTGAGCCTAAGCAACGTCACCGTCAGTGCTGGCGAACAGCGGAAGCGAGACACAGAGactagaaagagagagagaaaagataaaGACAAACTAAAGACGGAGGAAAAAAACGAAGTTTCTAGGTTCCGAAAGAGAAGCAGAAAGCGTCGTTCCTTTATGGAAACAGAGTATACCTCTTTAGTAACATTTCCTGCAAAAGACAAGGCaacaaattacaaacaaatCCCAAATCACTGGTTGGAACCCAGCCATCTTGGTGAAGACCATCCCGGTGGTCCGTCAAATCAAAGCCCCTGTCCCACCGTGTCATGTCTATCAAACGCTGAAGGTGAGCCAGCACAAATGGAATCAAAACCCATCAATCTCCTGCATGGTAGTAAAATCAGTAAAGCATGTCAGCGGAAACAGCAGGTTATATTGATGGAACCGGATTCTATGGAATTTAAGTCGGTCACAGAAATAATGTCTACTTCATCGCCTGCTATCGTAGCAGTACGCACCTCTACAGAGCCTAAAGTAAAAGTCAAAGAGATGAGCAGTGCTGACGGACTCAAAAAAGAAGGTGCAGTTTGTGGAGATATGTCCGCAAGGTTGCTTGATGGCCACTTGTTTTTTGGAACTCTTAGCAGGGACTACGCTGATTATGCTttagatgtaaaaataaatgaccaAGAATCTCTGTTAGAAGGTCCATTTAATGAACCATTGCTCAGGAAAAAGAGTCGCTCACTTCCACACTTAAACCAAACATCTGCATCTAGCACACTTTCTTTAAAGGTCCCAGCCACGTCCTTCAAGCAGATACCAAGCATGGACAGGCTTGATGTAGAAAATCTGGAAATGGACGTTCAGAAATGTTCGACAGAGCCAACAATGAGAGCAAGGAGTCAGAGCATGTCTGCAGTATGTGACAGTAGTGCTGTCTCTTGTTTAACGAAGAACCTCTTCCCTCAGACGGAACCTGCAGTCTGTACCAAAGAACCACATTCTGGTGAGAGTTCTGTTGATCCATTCACCCAAGAACACTCCTCCACCGTATCTGTTGGGTGGCCTACCCAAGGATATGTTTCCGGTCAGTGTTCTGGCATCTTTGGCCAGCTCTCTGCTTCTACACCGCAGAGAAAGATACAGAGCTTGCCCTCGAACCTGTCTCGTTCCCAGGAAGTGCTAGCTAGTAACAGTAGTCTCGCAGATTATGCCAAACCAGCAAGGAGTCTTTCTGAAGATATATCTACGACTGGGGTAAAGTCTGACAAGGACACAGAGGTGGATGAAGAGTTTCAGAATGTAGTTTGCAATAAGTCTCATGTGGAAAGAGTACCGAAAGCTGAACCCGAAGAACTCTCTTGCCCCTCAAAGTCACCTTCAAGACTGAAGCCTGATGACGCTGTCAGAATCAGCCCTCCGTCTCTTGTGGTTACTACGCAAAACATATACGGACCATGGGGTGTTGTGACATCACAAGAGACCATCAAATTACAAGCAGGAAACAGTAGACTTGTGGGTGCACACTCGCAGCCTCTAACAAATTGTGACTGTAGGCCCACCGACACTCAGCCACAGGCCCTGTCTGGACCAAATCTGAACCCAAAGCCTGACTTTACTTGCAGTTCAGTGCTTGCctcagtgtgtgagacagtaaTCGAAAGTGCAGAGACACCTATGGAAGTTTGTGGCTGCCAATCAGCATACACCAACTGCTTCAGCGGCGTTTTGGAAAATGCAAGTTTTGATAATGAACTAACTGTCTACGAGTTCTCCTGCAGATCACAGCAAAGCATACGTGACCGGGTAGCATTGGTGACATCTATCCCTCCTTCATCCCTTTCTggttcatcttcttctttttcaccaTCCTCACCCCTCCCAGCTTTCTCTCGTGTTGTTCCACCACCTTCCTTATCCACGGAACTTGGCCCCCTTCTGTCGCCCCTGGACACCCCTGACTGCTTTCTCTCTGACCCTCATGGAGATGCTATAACTGCTTTACTGTCCCAGCACTACCCCTTACCACCAACAGGCTTCCTGGCTCTACAGACAGATGTTGATACACTACTAACTGTCCTGGATGGTGCTATGAAGGACCACAATTGCATCCAAGAGCATCCCAGAGACACATGTGCAGAGCACTTTTCTGAAAATAAGCGCAGGATGCATGTGGAGGCGCGAGGCTTTCTGGCTGGCTGTCAGCAAGTCGTAAAGTCTGGACAGGCCCCAGCAGAGACACTGCAAGCTCTTGCAGACAGTTTTCACTCACTGTTACAGCTGACCGTCGTATGCCTGAGTTTCTCTAGCTGCCAGAGGTGCCAGGAGCGCCACACTCAGACCTTGTTGGGACTTGTAGACGTGGCGCAGACATATCAGGAGTTTGCACGGGCAGCAGAGCGCTTGGGCATGGCTACAGAAAGGAGGACTTGCCATGAGCTCAGTATTAAACTCCTGGCCCGCCAGTGTACCGCGCTCACAACCTCAGTCTTCTGCCTAACACAGCTATTCCGTACTCTCACGGCCCTTTGA